In Rhodospirillum rubrum ATCC 11170, a genomic segment contains:
- a CDS encoding type III pantothenate kinase, producing the protein MLLAIDSGNTNTVFAVYDGDAKRGEWRAATNANRTADEMGVWLLQLMTLEGLSQGDIDATIIASVVPATVFNLRMLCHRYFHSPPMVVGEPDVDLGIGILLERPDEVGADRLVNAVAAHETYRGPLIVIDFGTATTFDVVDEEGNYCGGAIAPGVNLSLEALHMASAQLPRVAIGRPRTVIGKATIPAMKSGIYLGYVGLIEGLVKRISEEFGAPMRVIATGGLAPLFAEATDAIQTIDDDLTLRGLLIIHRRNQPD; encoded by the coding sequence ATGCTTCTGGCGATTGATTCGGGCAACACCAATACGGTTTTCGCCGTCTATGACGGCGATGCCAAGCGCGGCGAATGGCGGGCGGCGACCAACGCCAATCGCACCGCCGACGAGATGGGCGTATGGCTGTTGCAGTTGATGACGCTTGAGGGGCTTTCCCAGGGCGATATCGATGCCACCATCATCGCCTCGGTCGTCCCCGCCACCGTGTTCAATCTGCGCATGCTCTGTCACCGCTATTTCCATAGCCCGCCGATGGTGGTGGGCGAGCCCGACGTCGATCTCGGCATCGGAATCCTGCTCGAACGCCCCGACGAGGTCGGCGCCGACCGGCTGGTCAACGCCGTTGCCGCCCATGAAACCTATCGCGGACCGTTGATCGTCATCGATTTTGGCACGGCGACGACCTTCGATGTGGTAGATGAAGAGGGCAATTATTGTGGTGGGGCCATCGCCCCGGGTGTGAATCTGTCGCTGGAGGCCCTGCATATGGCCTCGGCACAGCTTCCCCGCGTGGCGATCGGCCGTCCGCGCACGGTCATCGGCAAGGCCACGATCCCGGCGATGAAGTCGGGGATCTATCTGGGCTACGTCGGCTTGATCGAGGGACTGGTCAAACGTATATCGGAGGAGTTCGGCGCGCCGATGCGGGTCATCGCCACCGGGGGGCTGGCGCCGCTATTCGCCGAAGCCACCGACGCCATCCAGACCATCGATGACGATTTGACCCTGCGCGGCCTACTCATCATTCACCGGCGTAACCAGCCGGACTGA
- a CDS encoding ribonuclease J, whose amino-acid sequence MADNSPPVPPRFEKNALYFVPLGGAGEIGMNLNLYAHQGKWLMVDLGVTFGNETTPGVDIILPDPSFIEERKGDLVGLVLTHAHEDHVGAVAYLWPYLECPVYATPFTAEFLRHKLREEGIEPDVKLIEIPLGGRFTVGPFDIEMITTTHSIPEPNHLAIRTTAGTVLHTADWKFDPEPLVGPPADEAALRRLGDEGVLAMVGDSTNIFTEGHSASEGDVRRSMIDLFARFQGRIAVGCFASNIARMETIALAAKANGREVALVGRSLWRMMETARTCGYLKGCPAFLGDEEAAKLPRDKVVYICTGSQGEPRAALKRIASGSHPYVSLSAGDVVIFSSRVIPGNERSILQLQNQLVEMGVKLITSRDAMVHVSGHPGAEEVRSLYGMVRPSIALPVHGEFLHLDHHADVARDLGVAHVVRITNGAVVRLDGAEPTVVGKVPFGRLALDGDRLLQIDCEIIRDRKRMGYNGSVAVSLAIDDKGKLLGTPKISARGLLDPEDDADEVADLTNRVRGAVNAVRPADRKDDAAVAEAVRLAVRRVFRQGQNRRPVTDIHVLRV is encoded by the coding sequence ATGGCTGACAATTCCCCGCCCGTGCCGCCCCGTTTCGAAAAAAACGCCCTTTATTTCGTGCCTTTGGGCGGCGCCGGCGAGATCGGGATGAACCTCAATCTCTATGCTCATCAGGGTAAATGGCTGATGGTCGACCTTGGGGTGACCTTCGGCAACGAAACCACCCCGGGCGTCGACATCATCCTGCCCGATCCGTCGTTCATCGAGGAACGCAAGGGCGATCTGGTCGGCCTGGTGCTGACCCATGCCCATGAGGACCACGTCGGCGCCGTGGCCTATCTGTGGCCCTATCTGGAATGCCCGGTCTACGCCACGCCCTTTACCGCCGAGTTCCTGCGCCACAAGCTGCGCGAGGAGGGCATCGAGCCCGACGTGAAATTGATCGAGATTCCGCTGGGCGGCCGCTTCACCGTCGGCCCCTTCGATATCGAGATGATCACCACCACCCATTCGATCCCCGAACCCAACCATCTGGCGATCCGCACCACGGCCGGAACGGTGCTGCACACCGCCGATTGGAAGTTCGATCCCGAGCCGCTGGTCGGCCCGCCGGCCGACGAGGCGGCCTTGCGGCGCCTGGGCGACGAGGGCGTGCTGGCCATGGTCGGCGACAGCACCAATATCTTCACCGAAGGCCATTCCGCTTCCGAAGGCGATGTCCGGCGCTCGATGATCGATCTGTTCGCCCGCTTCCAGGGCCGCATCGCCGTTGGCTGCTTCGCCTCGAACATCGCGCGCATGGAAACCATCGCCCTGGCCGCCAAGGCCAATGGCCGCGAGGTCGCCCTGGTCGGGCGGTCGCTGTGGCGGATGATGGAGACGGCGCGGACCTGCGGTTATCTCAAGGGCTGCCCGGCCTTCCTCGGCGACGAGGAGGCGGCCAAGCTGCCGCGAGACAAGGTGGTGTACATCTGCACCGGCAGCCAGGGCGAACCGCGGGCGGCGCTCAAGCGTATCGCCAGCGGTAGCCACCCCTATGTCAGCCTGTCGGCCGGCGATGTGGTGATCTTCTCCAGCCGGGTCATTCCCGGCAATGAGCGCTCGATCCTGCAGCTGCAAAACCAGTTGGTCGAGATGGGCGTCAAGCTCATCACCTCGCGCGACGCCATGGTCCATGTCTCGGGCCACCCGGGCGCGGAAGAGGTGCGCAGCCTGTATGGCATGGTGCGTCCGAGCATCGCCCTGCCGGTTCACGGCGAGTTCCTGCATCTTGATCACCATGCCGATGTCGCCCGCGATCTGGGCGTCGCCCATGTGGTGCGGATCACCAATGGCGCCGTCGTCCGCCTTGACGGCGCGGAACCCACCGTGGTCGGCAAGGTGCCCTTTGGCCGTTTGGCGCTGGATGGCGATCGGCTTTTGCAGATCGATTGCGAGATCATCCGCGATCGCAAGCGCATGGGCTATAACGGCTCCGTCGCCGTTTCGCTGGCGATCGACGACAAGGGCAAGCTGCTGGGAACCCCCAAGATCAGCGCCCGTGGTCTGCTTGACCCCGAAGACGACGCCGATGAGGTCGCCGATCTGACCAACCGGGTGCGCGGCGCCGTCAACGCCGTCCGCCCCGCCGACCGCAAGGACGACGCCGCCGTGGCCGAGGCGGTGCGGCTGGCGGTGCGCCGGGTCTTCCGTCAGGGGCAGAACCGCCGCCCGGTGACCGATATTCACGTTTTGCGGGTATGA
- the mce gene encoding methylmalonyl-CoA epimerase, protein MIGRLNHVAIAVPDLEAACAVYRDALGATVSAPLPQPDHGVTVVFVELPNTKIELLHPLGEASPIAAFLSKSPAGGIHHICYEVEDILAARDHMKAEGKRVLGDGEPRLGAHGKPVLFLHPKDFNGTLVELEQA, encoded by the coding sequence ATGATCGGACGTCTTAATCACGTTGCCATCGCGGTCCCCGATCTCGAGGCGGCCTGCGCCGTTTATCGTGACGCGCTGGGGGCGACCGTTTCGGCGCCGCTGCCCCAGCCCGATCATGGCGTGACCGTGGTCTTCGTGGAACTGCCCAATACCAAGATCGAACTCCTCCATCCGCTGGGGGAGGCCTCGCCGATCGCCGCCTTCCTTAGCAAAAGTCCCGCCGGCGGCATCCATCACATCTGCTACGAGGTCGAGGATATCCTGGCCGCCCGCGACCATATGAAGGCCGAGGGCAAGCGGGTTCTTGGCGATGGCGAGCCGCGCCTTGGCGCCCATGGCAAGCCGGTGCTGTTCCTTCATCCCAAGGACTTCAACGGCACGCTGGTTGAACTCGAGCAGGCCTGA
- a CDS encoding DNA-3-methyladenine glycosylase I, with amino-acid sequence MSGYCDAAPGHPLHGPYHDTEYGFPQTDERVLFERLALEIFQAGLSWELILRRRPGINDAFDGFEVDRVAAYDEADIARLLADARIIRNRLKVVALIANARQIQALRASHGGFAAWLAAQPPQDLSQWVKLFRKTFRFTGPEVVNEFLMSLGILEGAHRPDCPVALHLAEMRRSATV; translated from the coding sequence ATGTCGGGCTATTGCGATGCCGCGCCGGGCCATCCCCTCCACGGCCCCTATCATGATACCGAATATGGCTTCCCGCAGACCGACGAACGGGTGTTGTTCGAACGTCTGGCCCTGGAGATCTTCCAGGCCGGGCTGTCGTGGGAACTGATCTTGCGCCGCCGCCCGGGGATTAACGACGCCTTCGACGGCTTCGAGGTCGACCGGGTCGCCGCCTATGACGAGGCCGATATCGCCCGTCTGCTCGCCGATGCCCGCATCATCCGCAATCGGCTGAAGGTGGTGGCGCTGATCGCCAACGCCCGCCAGATCCAGGCCCTGCGCGCCAGCCACGGCGGGTTCGCCGCTTGGCTCGCCGCCCAGCCACCCCAGGACCTAAGCCAATGGGTCAAGCTGTTTCGCAAGACCTTCCGCTTCACCGGCCCCGAGGTGGTCAATGAATTCCTGATGAGCCTTGGCATCCTGGAAGGCGCCCACCGCCCCGATTGTCCGGTCGCCCTTCACTTGGCCGAGATGAGGCGGAGCGCCACGGTTTAG
- a CDS encoding VOC family protein, with the protein MIDHIQLVVRDLQASESFYRAILSVLDIPVLSTDKGYFLADELLVSSAESPTALGALTGRHHLAFQAKDRGTVDAFHSVALANGGRDNGAPGLRAYHPGYYAAFVLDPDGNNIEAVYQGEARRNTPSVVIEF; encoded by the coding sequence CTGATCGATCACATTCAGCTTGTGGTGCGCGATCTCCAGGCGAGCGAAAGCTTCTACCGGGCCATTCTGTCCGTGTTGGATATCCCGGTTCTCAGCACGGACAAGGGTTACTTCCTAGCCGATGAACTTCTCGTATCCTCGGCGGAAAGCCCGACGGCTTTGGGCGCGTTAACCGGGCGGCACCACTTGGCTTTTCAGGCCAAAGATCGCGGCACGGTGGATGCTTTCCACAGCGTCGCCTTGGCCAACGGCGGGCGCGACAATGGCGCTCCCGGCCTGCGGGCCTATCACCCGGGATACTATGCCGCTTTCGTCCTCGACCCCGATGGGAACAACATCGAGGCGGTTTATCAAGGCGAGGCACGGCGCAACACGCCCTCCGTCGTGATTGAATTCTAG
- the proS gene encoding proline--tRNA ligase gives MRLSRFLLPTLKETPSEAEIVSHRLMLRAGMIRQHASGIYNWLPLGLRVLRKIEQVVREEQDATGAQEILMPTIQSADLWRESGRYDDYGKEMLRIVDRHERDMLYGPTHEEVATDVFRKNVKSYRALPQNLYQIQWKFRDEVRPRFGVMRGREFLMKDNYSFDLTYEGARHSYNKMFVAYLRTFARLGLKAIPMAADTGPIGGKLSHEFIILADTGESAVFCHRDLLDKPAPENVDYDSDLQPLVDSWTSLYAATDEMHRPDHGVPEGDLVSARGIEVGHIFHFGTKYSAPMGATVTAPDGSSQAVFMGSYGIGVSRLVAGIIEASHDDNGIIWPDGVAPFDIGVINLKVGDAATDGVCADLYGRLRAAGKDVLFDDTDDRAGAKFATMDLIGLPWQVIAGPKGVAKGMVELKERATGERHELSIDSALAKLLG, from the coding sequence ATGCGCCTGTCCCGCTTTTTGCTGCCCACCCTCAAGGAAACCCCTTCCGAGGCGGAAATCGTCTCCCATCGGCTGATGCTGCGCGCCGGCATGATCCGCCAGCACGCCTCGGGCATCTATAACTGGCTGCCGCTGGGTCTGCGCGTGCTGCGCAAGATCGAACAGGTGGTGCGCGAGGAACAGGATGCGACCGGCGCCCAGGAAATCCTGATGCCGACCATCCAGTCGGCCGATCTGTGGCGCGAAAGCGGGCGCTATGACGATTACGGCAAGGAAATGCTGCGCATCGTCGACCGCCACGAGCGCGACATGCTCTATGGCCCCACCCACGAAGAGGTGGCGACCGATGTCTTCCGCAAGAATGTCAAAAGCTACCGCGCCCTGCCGCAGAACCTCTATCAGATCCAGTGGAAGTTCCGCGACGAGGTGCGCCCGCGCTTTGGCGTGATGCGCGGCCGCGAATTCCTGATGAAGGACAATTACTCCTTCGATCTGACCTATGAGGGCGCCCGGCACTCCTACAACAAGATGTTCGTGGCCTATCTGCGCACCTTCGCCCGCCTGGGGCTGAAGGCGATCCCGATGGCGGCCGATACCGGCCCGATCGGCGGCAAGCTCAGCCATGAATTCATCATCCTGGCCGATACGGGCGAAAGCGCCGTGTTCTGCCATCGCGACCTGCTCGACAAGCCCGCCCCCGAGAATGTCGATTACGACTCCGACCTTCAGCCGCTGGTCGATTCCTGGACCAGCCTCTATGCCGCCACCGACGAGATGCACCGTCCCGACCATGGCGTGCCCGAAGGCGATCTGGTCAGCGCCCGGGGTATCGAGGTCGGCCATATCTTCCATTTCGGCACCAAATATTCGGCGCCGATGGGCGCCACCGTCACCGCGCCCGATGGCTCGAGCCAAGCGGTGTTCATGGGGTCTTACGGCATCGGCGTGTCGCGTCTGGTCGCCGGCATCATCGAAGCCAGCCACGATGACAACGGCATCATCTGGCCCGATGGTGTCGCCCCCTTCGATATCGGCGTGATCAACCTCAAGGTCGGCGACGCCGCCACCGATGGCGTCTGCGCCGATCTTTATGGCCGTCTGCGCGCGGCCGGCAAGGACGTGCTGTTTGACGATACCGACGACCGCGCCGGCGCCAAATTCGCCACCATGGATCTGATCGGCCTGCCCTGGCAGGTGATCGCCGGACCCAAGGGCGTGGCCAAGGGCATGGTCGAGTTGAAGGAACGGGCCACCGGCGAACGCCACGAACTGTCGATCGACAGCGCCCTGGCCAAGCTTCTCGGCTGA
- a CDS encoding DJ-1/PfpI family protein has protein sequence MDVAILLYDGLTPLDAIGPFDVLGKLPRARVRTVGIERGNVHSRGVSLTLHADNALTEVNAPDVVVVPGGAGADELAHDPMIRAWLRKVVPTSRAVLSVSTGSLILAGAGVLEGREATTHWRALDLLAGFGVRTKPERIVTDGTITTAATAAAGLDASFLIAERLCGRAVAEAIQLLIGYDPEPPLAAGDLFKAPAERITLARTGLAHP, from the coding sequence ATGGATGTCGCGATCCTGCTATACGACGGGCTGACGCCGCTTGATGCGATCGGTCCCTTCGATGTGCTGGGCAAACTGCCGCGCGCCCGGGTGCGCACGGTGGGTATCGAGCGCGGCAATGTGCATTCGCGCGGGGTCTCGCTGACCCTGCACGCCGATAACGCCCTGACCGAGGTCAACGCCCCCGATGTGGTGGTGGTGCCGGGCGGGGCGGGGGCCGATGAACTGGCCCATGATCCGATGATCCGCGCTTGGTTGCGCAAGGTGGTGCCAACCAGCCGGGCGGTGTTGTCGGTCTCCACCGGATCGCTGATCCTGGCCGGGGCCGGGGTGCTGGAGGGCCGCGAGGCGACCACCCATTGGCGGGCCCTTGACCTGCTGGCCGGGTTTGGCGTGCGCACCAAGCCCGAACGCATCGTGACCGATGGCACGATCACCACGGCGGCCACGGCCGCCGCCGGCCTCGATGCCTCCTTCCTGATCGCCGAACGGCTTTGCGGCCGGGCGGTGGCCGAGGCCATTCAGCTTTTGATCGGCTATGATCCCGAACCGCCGCTAGCCGCCGGAGACCTGTTCAAGGCCCCGGCGGAGCGCATCACCCTGGCTCGCACCGGATTGGCCCACCCATGA
- a CDS encoding lipoprotein-releasing ABC transporter permease subunit: MIFNAFERMMAGRYLRARRKEGFVSVIAGFSLAGIGLGVATLIIVMAVMNGFREDLMGRIFGLNGHLTVLGQYDVMMDYDRATDIIRGIPGVRAVTPTVEGQVMLTDNGRSVGGLVRGVRPEDLRQRPMLANAVIAGSLDDLRGQDSIMIGNRLAENFGLRVGDKLTLVSPKGKVTAMGTVPRVRAYTVRVIFSIGMSEYDSSFVFLPLEAAQTYFQVPTEGVNHLEVVVDHPDRVGEVAGTIASTNGLGGIRLRDWRQTNATFFNALQVERNVMFLILTLIIVVAAFNIISGLIMLVKDKGRDIAILRTMGASRGAIMRIFFLAGAAVGVTGTLAGLLLGVLFCQNIEAIRQGLQSLLGVELFNAEIYFLATMPATMDPHEVMNVVLMALGLSFAATLYPAWRAARTDPVEALRNE, encoded by the coding sequence ATGATCTTCAACGCCTTTGAACGGATGATGGCCGGCCGCTACCTGCGGGCCCGGCGCAAGGAAGGCTTCGTTTCGGTGATCGCCGGATTTTCCCTGGCCGGCATCGGCCTGGGGGTGGCGACGCTGATCATCGTCATGGCGGTGATGAACGGCTTCCGCGAGGATCTGATGGGCCGGATCTTCGGCCTGAACGGCCATCTCACCGTTCTTGGGCAATACGACGTGATGATGGATTACGACCGCGCCACCGATATCATTCGCGGCATTCCCGGGGTGCGGGCGGTGACGCCGACGGTTGAAGGGCAGGTGATGCTGACCGACAACGGCCGCTCGGTCGGCGGGCTGGTGCGCGGCGTGCGCCCCGAAGACCTGCGCCAGCGGCCGATGCTGGCCAATGCGGTGATCGCCGGCTCGCTCGATGATCTGCGCGGCCAGGATTCGATCATGATCGGCAATCGTCTGGCCGAGAATTTCGGGCTGCGGGTTGGCGACAAGCTGACCCTGGTTTCGCCCAAGGGCAAGGTGACGGCCATGGGCACCGTGCCCCGGGTGCGCGCCTATACGGTGCGCGTTATCTTTTCCATCGGCATGAGCGAATACGACAGCAGCTTCGTCTTCCTGCCCCTTGAGGCCGCCCAAACCTATTTCCAGGTGCCGACCGAAGGCGTCAACCATCTGGAGGTGGTGGTCGACCATCCCGACCGGGTGGGCGAGGTGGCGGGCACCATCGCCTCGACCAATGGCCTGGGCGGCATCCGCCTGCGCGACTGGCGCCAGACCAACGCCACCTTCTTCAATGCGCTGCAGGTCGAGCGCAACGTGATGTTCCTGATCCTGACCCTGATCATCGTCGTCGCCGCCTTCAATATCATCAGCGGCCTGATCATGCTGGTGAAGGACAAGGGCCGCGATATCGCCATCTTGCGCACCATGGGCGCCTCGCGCGGGGCGATCATGCGCATCTTCTTCCTGGCCGGCGCCGCCGTCGGCGTGACCGGCACCCTGGCCGGCCTGCTGCTTGGCGTGCTGTTTTGCCAGAACATCGAAGCCATTCGTCAGGGCCTGCAAAGCCTGCTTGGCGTCGAATTGTTCAATGCCGAGATCTATTTCCTGGCGACGATGCCAGCGACCATGGACCCCCATGAGGTGATGAACGTCGTGCTGATGGCTTTGGGCCTGTCGTTCGCCGCCACCCTCTATCCAGCATGGCGGGCGGCGCGCACCGATCCCGTGGAGGCCCTGCGCAATGAGTAA
- a CDS encoding ABC transporter ATP-binding protein, producing the protein MSKSPSVSSPQTAPGPQTAPGPQASKVPQAALRLDKVTRSFSQGREVLNVLTGADLAVNPGEIVALVGPSGAGKSTLLQICGLLEKPTAGEVRIGGISCGQLSEDRRTLLRRDHLGFVYQYHHLLPEFSAAENIVVPQMIAGIGRKPALARAAELLAKMGLSERQDHRPGQLSGGEQQRVAICRALANRPKLLLADEPTGNLDPNTAERVFQALLDLVRGEGLAALIATHNPDLARRMDRIVTLREGKVVAA; encoded by the coding sequence ATGAGTAAGTCCCCTTCCGTCTCCAGTCCGCAGACCGCCCCCGGTCCGCAGACCGCGCCCGGTCCGCAGGCCAGCAAGGTGCCGCAGGCGGCCTTGCGCTTGGATAAGGTCACCCGCTCGTTCAGCCAGGGCCGCGAGGTCCTCAACGTGCTGACCGGGGCCGATCTGGCCGTCAACCCGGGCGAGATCGTCGCCCTGGTCGGGCCCTCGGGGGCGGGAAAATCCACGCTTTTGCAGATTTGCGGGCTTTTGGAAAAACCCACGGCTGGCGAGGTGCGGATCGGCGGCATCAGCTGCGGCCAATTGTCCGAGGATCGCCGCACCCTGTTGCGCCGCGATCACTTGGGCTTCGTCTATCAGTACCACCACCTGCTGCCCGAGTTCTCGGCGGCCGAGAATATCGTCGTGCCGCAGATGATCGCCGGGATCGGCCGCAAGCCGGCCCTGGCGCGGGCGGCCGAGCTTCTGGCCAAGATGGGGCTTTCTGAGCGCCAGGACCACCGGCCGGGCCAGCTTTCGGGCGGCGAGCAACAGCGGGTGGCGATTTGCCGGGCTTTGGCCAACCGCCCCAAGCTGCTGCTGGCCGACGAGCCGACCGGCAACCTTGACCCCAATACGGCCGAGCGGGTATTCCAGGCCCTGCTCGATCTGGTGCGGGGCGAGGGGTTGGCGGCCCTGATCGCCACCCATAATCCCGATCTGGCGCGGCGCATGGACCGCATCGTCACCTTGCGCGAGGGCAAGGTGGTGGCCGCCTGA
- a CDS encoding GNAT family N-acetyltransferase produces MTLRIRAAEPADVGAIFQVRTAVTENSLTIAQLTEMGITTASITAMIIESPCAWVAVEGERVVGFSMADLEDGSLFAAFVLPSYEGRGLGKRLVQAAEAALFARHRVVWLETGKTTRAAGFYRHLGWANETDHGDGDIRLEKSRP; encoded by the coding sequence GTGACATTAAGGATCAGAGCGGCCGAGCCGGCCGATGTCGGGGCCATCTTTCAGGTGCGGACCGCGGTTACCGAGAATAGTCTGACGATCGCCCAACTCACCGAAATGGGGATCACGACCGCCTCGATCACCGCGATGATCATCGAAAGCCCCTGTGCCTGGGTGGCGGTGGAGGGCGAGCGCGTCGTTGGCTTTTCCATGGCCGATCTGGAGGACGGGTCGCTGTTCGCCGCCTTCGTCCTGCCGTCCTACGAAGGCAGAGGCCTTGGCAAGCGGCTGGTCCAAGCCGCCGAGGCCGCCCTGTTCGCACGCCACCGCGTCGTTTGGCTTGAAACGGGCAAAACAACCCGCGCGGCGGGTTTTTATCGCCACCTGGGCTGGGCGAACGAAACCGATCATGGGGACGGCGATATCCGCTTGGAAAAATCGCGCCCCTGA
- a CDS encoding GNAT family N-acetyltransferase translates to MNNPSLSIRAYDGAADLSRLSTIWFEASLQAHAFIGEKRLREQRRLIEEIYLPKAETWVACSGGSAVGFISLLDTFIGGLFVAPDQQGRGIGKALVAHALARTGELRLEVYTANQQAFSFYTSLGFKELSRRAEDDEGMPFENAALRLTL, encoded by the coding sequence ATGAATAATCCCAGTCTCTCGATCCGCGCCTATGACGGGGCGGCCGATCTGTCCAGGCTCTCGACCATTTGGTTCGAGGCCTCGCTTCAGGCCCATGCCTTCATTGGCGAAAAGCGCCTGCGCGAGCAACGGCGCCTTATCGAGGAAATCTACCTGCCAAAGGCGGAAACCTGGGTGGCCTGTTCGGGGGGGAGCGCCGTGGGCTTCATCAGTCTGCTCGATACGTTCATCGGCGGCCTGTTCGTCGCCCCGGACCAGCAGGGGCGGGGCATCGGCAAAGCCCTTGTCGCCCATGCCTTGGCGCGGACAGGAGAGCTGCGGCTGGAGGTTTATACGGCCAACCAGCAGGCGTTTTCCTTCTACACCAGCCTCGGATTTAAGGAACTCTCGCGCAGGGCCGAGGATGACGAGGGCATGCCGTTCGAGAATGCCGCTTTGCGCCTGACGCTCTGA